AACCGTGGCCCACGAGCCGAACGCGACGAATCCGGCCGCCCGCGCCAGCTCCAGGGAGCGCCCGTTCGCGGGATCGGCGCGGTACTGCGGGACCACGCCCCGGTGCAGCAGCTGCCGGCAGGTGGCCGCCACCAGCCGAAGGCCATGCCCCCGGCGGCGGGCGTCGGGCACCGTGAGCACGCCGATGTCGGCGATGTCCTCGGTCTGCAGATAGCTGCTGGTCACCGCCACGAGCCGGTCGCCCTCGAAGGCGCCGAGCACGAGCCAGTCGTCGAGATCGACCTCGGCCTCCTCCTGCTCGTCCTCGGGGACGCCGGCGAGCAGTTCCTCGAACCCCGCCCGGTCCTGCTCACCGAGCACGCGCACCTGCGCCGGCTCCGGCGGCGGGGCCGAACTCAGCGCGCTCGCACGTTCCGGCGCCAGGTAGTGCACCAGGCCGGGATCGTCCACGCTCAGGGGTGAGTCCGCGATCAGGGCCTGCACGTCCGCCGCCGAGGCGCCCGCCGCGGGGCCCAGCAGCGCCAGCTGCGGCCCGGTCAGGGCGAGGCGCAGCCTGCTCCGCTCCTCCAGCAGCACCCCGTCGGTGTGCTCGGGCGTCCGTTCCACGATCAGCACGTCGGGGCCGCGGTGGTGCACCCTCCCCGCGAAGGTGTCGTCCCAGTGCGAGGAGACCACCGCCTCAGCCGACACGGATCCCCCAGGCGCCGGTGAAGACGTCCCCGGGTGCGAGCTCGAGCAGACCGTCACCGGAGTGGAACGCATCGGCCGGGCAGGTCATCGGCTCCACCGCGAGCGAGGCGCGGCGCCCCTCCTGCTCACTCACGCCGTCGGCGCTGTAGAGGAGCACGAACGGCCACGCCTGGTCCTGCCACAGGTCCACCCGGAGGCCGTCGGCGCGGTCGAGCACCGTGTGCGCGTTGCCCTCGTCGTCGCGGTCGAGATCGGTGTAGAGCACGAACTGGTGATCGCCGATGCGCCGGCCGCTGCGGAAGTCGTGCTCGGGATGCTCGGCGAGGGGCGCGCGCTCGGTCAGGATGCTGCGGTCCCCGGTGAGCACGGTCCGGGCGCCCAGCGTCAGCTCGGCCTCGTCGACCAACGTGCCCGGCTCGCCCGCGTGCAGGTACGGGTGGGTGCCGGCGCCGAACGGAGCCACACCCATCCCGGTGTTGCGCACCGTCAGGGTCGACGTCAGGCCGGACTCGCCCAGCTCCCAGCGCACGTTCATCGTCAGCGACCAGGGGTACCCGGCCCGGGCCGGCAGCACCGCACCGAGCTCGATCCAGTCCTGCTCGGCACGGTCGACCA
Above is a window of Ruania suaedae DNA encoding:
- a CDS encoding GNAT family N-acetyltransferase, which gives rise to MVSSHWDDTFAGRVHHRGPDVLIVERTPEHTDGVLLEERSRLRLALTGPQLALLGPAAGASAADVQALIADSPLSVDDPGLVHYLAPERASALSSAPPPEPAQVRVLGEQDRAGFEELLAGVPEDEQEEAEVDLDDWLVLGAFEGDRLVAVTSSYLQTEDIADIGVLTVPDARRRGHGLRLVAATCRQLLHRGVVPQYRADPANGRSLELARAAGFVAFGSWATVLGPPTS
- a CDS encoding aldose 1-epimerase family protein, producing MTIPALPGTGEYLLRHGDQTAVVVETGGGLREYAVGGAEIVAGYPAETVCVSARGQWLVPWPNRISGARYSYDGAEHLLPVDDPDADNAIHGLARWLPFQVVDRAEQDWIELGAVLPARAGYPWSLTMNVRWELGESGLTSTLTVRNTGMGVAPFGAGTHPYLHAGEPGTLVDEAELTLGARTVLTGDRSILTERAPLAEHPEHDFRSGRRIGDHQFVLYTDLDRDDEGNAHTVLDRADGLRVDLWQDQAWPFVLLYSADGVSEQEGRRASLAVEPMTCPADAFHSGDGLLELAPGDVFTGAWGIRVG